One part of the Paenibacillus silvisoli genome encodes these proteins:
- a CDS encoding peptidase G2 autoproteolytic cleavage domain-containing protein, whose translation MTITTADTAHAEGTSTQATGVASHAEGSSTLASGAASHAEGYLSAASAESAHAEGTSTAANGIASHAEGDSSTANATASHAEGSATTANGVASHTEGYQTMANADTAHAEGNSTTAGGSASHTEGYLTVTTADTAHAEGYGTTASGVASHSEGNMTTAGGSASHAEGMGTQALGPHSHAEGANTTVQAGALNAHAEGEGNTASGRASHVEGGGVDQFGAPAPNLASGASSHAEGIGTVASGIASHAEGGTININILPGPRAVSSFAHAEGEATLASGFAAHAEGDQTTASGSAAHAEGLATTASGNISHSEGRFSTASGFASHAEGEGTQALADRSHAEGFNTTVQATAIHAHAEGEGNTAGGRAAHVEGGGVDQFSNLAPNLANGSSSHAEGVGTEASGFAAHAEGGTADVTISPGPRALGSFSHAEGQSTLASGSGSHAEGSGTQALANQSHAEGTNTIVQIGADNAHAEGEGNIANGRASHVEGGGLDPLGNVSFNLTTGPSSHAEGTGTFASGFASHAEGGTLDRTLRSGPVASGDFSHAEGLSTSASGIASHAEGERTTAFGRASHVEGGGFDPLGNVAFNQATGSSSHAEGVGTEASGFAAHAEGGTSNFTTTPGPRAIGNFSHAEGNSTSAGGAASHTEGQNTTTSVLATAAHAEGLASQANGIAAHAQNEGTIASGEASHAEGIGTRSTNFASHSEGANTMASGQAAHATPSLIGNTAELSWHGRYLLDEWGRRLYHEVTVPAVTDEHGREIRPAYTEVQPVMNPTWDPQLPYVPRKERPEWVAVGLIGKILVRDDGTCMPNGYCTPNDQGIATANPHGYRVLKRTGANQICVLYVPHSHKPI comes from the coding sequence TTGACGATAACGACTGCGGATACCGCGCATGCGGAAGGAACGTCAACTCAAGCAACTGGCGTGGCCTCGCATGCCGAGGGCAGCTCGACACTAGCTAGTGGCGCGGCTTCGCATGCCGAAGGCTATCTTTCAGCGGCAAGCGCGGAATCCGCTCATGCCGAGGGGACATCTACGGCTGCGAACGGCATTGCTTCGCATGCGGAGGGCGATTCTTCAACGGCCAACGCAACGGCATCTCATGCCGAAGGCAGTGCAACGACCGCGAATGGAGTGGCCTCGCACACCGAGGGCTATCAGACAATGGCGAATGCGGATACCGCGCATGCGGAAGGCAATTCAACGACTGCCGGAGGTTCGGCCTCGCACACGGAAGGGTATCTGACCGTTACAACAGCAGATACCGCCCATGCGGAAGGATACGGAACGACGGCAAGCGGAGTCGCTTCACATTCGGAAGGAAACATGACGACTGCGGGAGGCTCTGCCTCACATGCGGAGGGGATGGGCACGCAGGCGTTAGGCCCTCATTCACATGCAGAAGGAGCAAACACGACGGTGCAAGCAGGCGCGCTTAATGCGCATGCGGAAGGAGAAGGGAATACGGCCAGCGGCAGGGCATCGCATGTGGAAGGTGGCGGGGTGGATCAATTTGGAGCCCCGGCTCCTAACCTAGCGAGTGGAGCTAGCTCTCATGCTGAGGGGATAGGTACAGTTGCCAGCGGAATAGCTTCACACGCTGAGGGAGGAACAATTAATATTAACATCCTTCCAGGTCCACGGGCAGTGTCATCTTTTGCTCATGCAGAGGGGGAAGCGACGTTAGCCAGCGGATTCGCTGCCCACGCCGAGGGGGATCAGACAACGGCGAGCGGTTCAGCGGCCCATGCGGAAGGATTGGCTACAACAGCAAGCGGAAACATCTCCCATAGCGAGGGGCGATTCTCCACCGCTTCTGGTTTTGCTTCTCATGCAGAGGGAGAGGGCACTCAGGCATTGGCGGATCGCTCTCATGCCGAAGGCTTTAATACGACTGTTCAGGCAACTGCTATTCATGCGCATGCGGAAGGCGAGGGAAACACGGCTGGCGGAAGAGCAGCTCACGTGGAAGGGGGAGGCGTAGATCAATTCAGTAATCTTGCTCCTAACCTTGCTAACGGATCTAGTTCCCATGCTGAAGGAGTGGGCACGGAGGCAAGCGGGTTTGCGGCACATGCAGAAGGCGGGACGGCGGATGTGACGATATCGCCTGGTCCACGGGCATTGGGTTCATTTTCACACGCCGAGGGACAATCGACGCTCGCAAGCGGATCTGGTTCCCATGCGGAAGGATCCGGGACTCAAGCGCTTGCGAATCAATCCCATGCAGAAGGAACAAATACCATTGTACAAATAGGCGCAGATAATGCGCATGCGGAAGGTGAAGGGAACATTGCCAACGGCAGGGCGTCTCACGTGGAAGGAGGAGGCTTAGATCCACTGGGTAATGTTTCATTCAATCTAACAACCGGTCCTAGTTCCCATGCTGAAGGAACAGGTACATTCGCAAGCGGGTTTGCCTCACATGCTGAGGGAGGGACGTTAGATAGAACACTCAGATCCGGACCGGTCGCGAGTGGAGATTTTTCTCATGCCGAAGGATTAAGCACATCAGCTTCTGGGATAGCTTCTCATGCGGAAGGAGAACGTACCACGGCCTTTGGGCGAGCATCCCACGTAGAAGGCGGAGGCTTTGATCCGCTTGGTAATGTTGCATTCAATCAAGCAACTGGTTCTAGTTCTCATGCAGAAGGAGTGGGCACGGAGGCAAGTGGGTTTGCGGCTCATGCCGAAGGCGGGACATCTAATTTTACGACTACGCCTGGGCCAAGGGCCATTGGAAATTTTTCTCATGCTGAAGGAAATAGCACATCAGCAGGTGGGGCGGCTTCCCACACCGAGGGGCAAAATACAACTACTTCAGTATTGGCAACTGCAGCCCATGCCGAAGGATTGGCCTCACAGGCTAACGGGATCGCTGCCCATGCTCAAAACGAAGGAACAATAGCCAGCGGGGAAGCCTCTCATGCGGAAGGGATTGGAACAAGATCCACTAATTTCGCCTCTCATTCGGAGGGGGCGAATACAATGGCTAGCGGTCAAGCTGCCCATGCGACTCCTAGTTTGATTGGCAATACGGCCGAACTGAGCTGGCATGGACGTTATTTGTTAGATGAATGGGGACGGCGGCTCTATCATGAGGTTACAGTGCCTGCAGTTACGGATGAACATGGAAGAGAAATAAGACCGGCGTATACGGAAGTCCAGCCTGTTATGAATCCAACGTGGGATCCACAGCTGCCTTATGTGCCTAGAAAAGAACGTCCGGAATGGGTTGCCGTTGGACTCATCGGCAAGATTTTGGTACGGGATGATGGGACGTGCATGCCAAATGGCTATTGTACGCCGAATGATCAGGGGATAGCGACTGCCAATCCTCATGGCTATCGCGTATTGAAGCGGACAGGTGCGAATCAGATCTGCGTGCTCTATGTGCCTCATTCTCATAAACCCATATAA
- a CDS encoding FAD-binding protein, producing MENNRNWAGNLSYSAAELLTPENKSQLQEMVAQSGSRIKALGTRHSFNGIADSAGTHLSLQKMNRVLELDRENNKVTVEGGIRYGELSEYLHANGYALHNLASLPHISVAGACATATHGSGDRNGNLATAVSAMTLIKADGEAVKLTRGQPDGSFEGAVVGLGALGVVADLTLDVVPSFEVSQRLYENLPLAMLERYFEAIFTSAYSVSLFTDWKRPVFNQVWLKHRTEDGIGYDAPLFFGAPLATEKLHPVPGISAENCSEQLGAPGPWYDRLPHFRLNFMPSAGEELQSEYFVPRHHAYDALLAIDSLREHIAPLLYISEVRSIASDDLWMSPCYGQQTVAVHFTWKADWEGVRQVLPLIEKKLEPFQAKPHWGKLFTMPADRVRPLYEKLPDFLKLREQFDPQGKFRNDLLDAYL from the coding sequence GTGGAGAACAATCGAAATTGGGCCGGGAATTTGTCGTATAGCGCCGCGGAGCTGCTTACCCCGGAAAATAAAAGTCAATTGCAGGAGATGGTTGCGCAAAGCGGCAGCCGAATTAAAGCGCTTGGCACGCGTCATTCGTTCAATGGAATCGCCGATAGCGCAGGAACGCATCTATCCCTTCAGAAAATGAACCGCGTGCTGGAATTGGACCGCGAAAATAACAAGGTAACCGTAGAAGGCGGTATCCGCTACGGGGAGCTGAGCGAGTATTTGCATGCGAACGGCTATGCGCTGCACAATCTGGCTTCGCTACCGCATATCAGCGTAGCCGGCGCGTGCGCGACGGCCACGCATGGCTCGGGCGATCGCAACGGCAATCTCGCGACGGCTGTCTCGGCCATGACGCTGATCAAAGCGGACGGCGAAGCGGTAAAGCTGACCCGCGGCCAGCCGGATGGCAGCTTCGAGGGCGCTGTCGTCGGCCTCGGCGCGCTGGGCGTTGTCGCCGACCTGACGCTTGACGTCGTTCCTTCGTTTGAGGTCAGCCAGCGTTTATATGAGAATTTGCCGCTGGCTATGCTGGAACGGTATTTTGAGGCTATTTTCACCTCGGCCTACAGCGTTAGCTTGTTCACGGATTGGAAGAGACCGGTGTTCAATCAGGTCTGGCTGAAGCATCGGACGGAAGATGGCATCGGTTACGACGCACCGTTGTTTTTCGGAGCGCCGCTTGCGACAGAGAAGCTGCATCCCGTGCCGGGCATTTCGGCGGAAAACTGCAGTGAGCAGTTGGGTGCGCCGGGGCCTTGGTATGATCGGCTGCCGCATTTCCGCTTGAACTTCATGCCGAGCGCTGGTGAAGAGCTGCAGAGCGAATATTTCGTCCCGCGTCATCATGCCTACGATGCGCTGCTCGCGATTGATAGCCTAAGAGAGCACATCGCGCCGCTGCTGTACATATCCGAAGTTCGCTCGATCGCTAGCGATGACCTGTGGATGAGCCCATGCTACGGCCAGCAGACGGTGGCGGTTCATTTTACGTGGAAGGCGGACTGGGAAGGCGTTCGGCAGGTGCTGCCGCTGATCGAGAAGAAGCTCGAGCCGTTCCAAGCGAAGCCGCATTGGGGTAAGCTGTTTACGATGCCGGCCGATCGGGTTCGGCCGTTGTACGAGAAGCTGCCTGATTTTCTGAAGCTTCGCGAGCAGTTTGATCCGCAGGGGAAATTCCGGAACGATCTCTTGGATGCATACTTATAA
- a CDS encoding spore germination protein: MSTAQEKLQAQLDASFTPQLSGNIAALDQILGKSADMQQRDFKLCGSSEFPGVCCFVDGLADASIIEAILKALVIFGSDLHRDPAAMPTADDIQTTLMVNASAKPCGKVRDGIAGIVSGDTLVLIEGLDQAILVSTKGWKDRGIEEPSSENNVRGPRDGFTESIRTNTAHVRRRIKDPLLRFDAMVIGTRTQTDINIAYIQDIVKEGLVDEVKRRLKGIKIDAILESGYIEELIEDAPLSPFNTVQSTERPDKVASALLEGRVAIFIDNTPVVLTVPTFFWQFIQAPDDYYNRYWVGSFFRSVRYLALIISLVLPSIYVMLVSFHHEMIPTSLALTIASGREVVPFPVLLEAIMLEIAFELMREAGLRMPKPIGQAVSIVGSLIIGQAAVQAGLVSPFMVIVVAITEISSFAIPSYSSSLALRIFRFPLLIASGVFGLLGFATVFFALLLHALSIRSFGESFMAPASPFRPSDQRDMLLRMPLWMQNQRPEFAQDQQRMGEQQMPRPPKGG; this comes from the coding sequence ATGTCGACCGCCCAGGAGAAATTACAAGCGCAATTGGATGCTTCCTTCACGCCGCAATTATCCGGCAATATCGCGGCGCTCGACCAAATTCTCGGCAAGAGCGCCGATATGCAGCAGCGTGATTTCAAGCTTTGCGGCAGCTCCGAATTCCCCGGTGTGTGCTGCTTCGTGGATGGGCTGGCGGATGCGTCGATCATCGAGGCGATCCTCAAGGCGCTCGTCATATTCGGCAGCGACCTGCACCGCGACCCGGCAGCGATGCCGACGGCGGACGATATTCAAACGACGCTCATGGTCAACGCCTCCGCGAAGCCGTGCGGCAAAGTCCGCGACGGCATTGCCGGCATCGTATCCGGCGATACGCTCGTCCTGATTGAAGGCCTCGACCAGGCCATTCTCGTCAGCACCAAAGGCTGGAAGGACCGGGGCATCGAGGAACCTTCCTCGGAAAATAACGTTCGCGGGCCGAGGGACGGCTTTACGGAGAGCATTCGCACCAATACCGCGCATGTGCGCAGGCGGATCAAGGATCCGCTGCTTCGCTTCGATGCCATGGTTATCGGCACGCGGACGCAGACGGACATCAACATCGCCTATATACAGGACATCGTCAAAGAAGGTTTGGTCGATGAAGTCAAACGACGGCTCAAAGGCATCAAAATCGACGCGATTCTGGAGAGCGGCTACATCGAGGAGCTGATCGAAGACGCGCCGCTGTCGCCGTTCAATACGGTGCAAAGCACGGAGCGGCCGGATAAGGTCGCATCCGCTCTATTGGAAGGCCGAGTCGCGATCTTCATCGACAATACGCCGGTCGTATTAACCGTGCCGACGTTCTTCTGGCAGTTTATCCAAGCGCCGGACGACTACTACAACCGCTACTGGGTCGGGTCTTTTTTTCGCAGCGTGCGGTACTTGGCGCTCATTATCAGTCTAGTGCTGCCGTCGATCTACGTCATGCTGGTTTCGTTCCATCATGAAATGATTCCGACCTCGCTCGCGCTCACCATCGCATCCGGCCGGGAGGTTGTTCCGTTCCCCGTGCTGCTGGAGGCCATTATGCTGGAGATCGCCTTCGAGCTTATGAGGGAAGCGGGTCTGCGGATGCCCAAGCCGATCGGCCAAGCGGTCAGCATCGTAGGCTCGCTCATCATCGGACAAGCGGCGGTGCAAGCGGGTCTTGTTTCCCCGTTTATGGTCATCGTCGTGGCCATTACGGAGATTTCGTCCTTCGCCATTCCGAGCTATTCCTCATCGCTGGCGCTGCGCATTTTCCGCTTCCCGCTGCTGATCGCGTCCGGCGTTTTCGGCTTGTTGGGCTTCGCCACCGTATTTTTCGCGCTGCTGCTTCATGCCTTGTCGATCCGATCGTTTGGGGAATCGTTTATGGCGCCGGCCAGCCCGTTCCGCCCGTCCGATCAGCGCGATATGCTGCTGCGGATGCCGCTTTGGATGCAAAACCAGCGGCCGGAATTTGCGCAGGACCAGCAGCGTATGGGAGAGCAGCAGATGCCGCGACCGCCCAAAGGAGGCTAA
- a CDS encoding RtcB family protein, protein MAYQNINGVRVWGNPDSGALAQAKTCAGNGNVVQTLLMADHHKGYSQPIGGVVVYDGQISPSGVGYDIACGNKAVRTNLLAEDIKPRLSKIMDEIARKISFGVGRVNNERVDHELFDDPDWAVYKSIGKQEHDKLKALAQSQLGTVGSGNHFVDLFEEKGTGRLWVANHFGSRGFGHKTASGFMNLAAGREFLGNASGEKMDQPPVLLDLSSELGDMYDRAMTLAGRYAYAGRDYVMRQVLAILGTDADLDVHNHHNFAWKETHDGKEVVVVRKGATPSAPGQVGFIGGSMGDISVIVKGKDSIENRDSYYSTVHGAGRVMSRTQAAGKMNWKTRTRSGGQISTEQMMDAVRDYGVELRGAGTDESPFVYRRLQEVLDAHAETIEVMHVLKPIGVCMAGADEFDPYKD, encoded by the coding sequence ATGGCCTATCAAAATATTAATGGCGTGCGTGTCTGGGGGAATCCCGACAGCGGGGCACTAGCTCAAGCGAAAACATGCGCGGGAAATGGGAATGTGGTTCAAACGCTGCTTATGGCGGATCATCATAAAGGGTATAGCCAGCCGATCGGCGGGGTTGTCGTCTATGACGGGCAAATCTCCCCTTCGGGCGTAGGGTACGACATCGCATGCGGAAATAAAGCTGTGCGCACCAACCTGTTAGCTGAGGACATAAAGCCAAGGCTGTCGAAGATCATGGATGAGATTGCTCGCAAAATCTCCTTCGGCGTAGGCCGCGTCAATAATGAGCGGGTCGATCATGAGCTTTTCGATGATCCGGACTGGGCTGTATATAAGTCGATTGGCAAGCAGGAGCATGATAAGCTGAAAGCATTGGCGCAAAGCCAGCTAGGTACAGTCGGCAGCGGCAACCATTTCGTCGATTTGTTTGAAGAAAAGGGGACCGGCCGCTTATGGGTCGCCAATCATTTTGGAAGCCGGGGCTTCGGTCATAAAACGGCAAGCGGGTTTATGAACCTGGCAGCCGGCCGGGAGTTTCTAGGAAACGCCTCTGGGGAGAAGATGGATCAGCCGCCGGTTCTGCTTGATCTGAGCAGCGAGCTTGGTGATATGTATGACCGGGCAATGACGCTGGCAGGGCGGTACGCATACGCGGGTAGAGATTATGTGATGCGGCAGGTTCTAGCCATTCTGGGCACGGATGCGGATCTTGACGTGCATAACCATCATAACTTTGCTTGGAAAGAGACGCATGATGGGAAGGAAGTTGTCGTTGTCCGTAAAGGGGCGACTCCATCCGCGCCAGGTCAGGTTGGTTTTATCGGCGGCAGCATGGGGGATATATCCGTGATCGTGAAAGGCAAGGACAGCATCGAGAACAGGGATTCCTACTACAGCACCGTTCATGGAGCGGGACGAGTGATGAGCCGGACCCAAGCGGCGGGTAAAATGAACTGGAAAACGCGTACCCGGAGCGGCGGTCAAATTTCGACGGAGCAAATGATGGACGCAGTTCGGGATTATGGCGTGGAATTGCGAGGCGCGGGGACGGATGAGAGTCCTTTCGTTTACCGGAGGCTTCAAGAGGTGCTGGATGCGCATGCGGAAACGATCGAGGTCATGCACGTGCTGAAGCCGATTGGGGTTTGCATGGCTGGAGCGGATGAGTTTGATCCGTATAAGGATTAA
- a CDS encoding choice-of-anchor I family protein, producing MRTRNKRLLSLLLSAEIAAGSLLAVIPASAAAAAPGTPYNAGGVYDVTVPHIVINQYYGSGTSTGGAANYGFIELYNPTDSDVNLSTWSIQYADRGDTATGATGAWQKLDLTGTIKAHSSYLIRAAESTSPSTILEVAKKDIDFTKVSDSSLIPLQNKGMKLVLMSSQTLLDQTVDLNPFATKPAGYVDMLGTGSNDKTTDIDGYESAYPAGPAVGTGPVGTTGGTSKNMSLRRVHFADTDNNKNDFVQVIYGDMTVGDAGVATYGPRSGSDGAWGFTPPPPSPLVVTTASLPDAAISVAYTAAVVVSGGTTPYAFSATGLPAGLAIDAATGVISGTPAADAPATNQVEVTITDGASASISKSFTLNVNTPHLDTVSITRLGSFIAGAPNEEGGVAEIVKYNPDNHSFYSVNGSSDPATLDIVSLGSNGAPEQDAKQINIETTVADHIPNFVYGDFTSVDIDTMNDLVYAAIQEEDHMKNGVILVYDYDGNFVKSYEAGVQPDMIKVTKDGRYVLTADEGEPRLNGDDPEGSITIVDTVANTVKHVKFDDTSVIDDLVHLRGTVDDKGIITGPAASKEAAVYDFEPEYIALSEDETIAYASLQESNAIATIDIAQGKVTSVKGLGYKDLNDPANSLDLQNKDGAIKFENVPFKGMYMPDGIDTYTVGGQTYVFTANEGDGTEWPGRTSVSTIGAIKGNLAPGSAAAEFLASKTVNGKTPYDSVEVPSDMGPDGIYMYGGRSFSIWNADTLAQVYDSHNDFEKITAERLPAYFNSDHKEIAFDKRSTKKGPEPEYVKVGKVGNKAFAFVGLERISGIMTYDVTNPESPIFANYTNTRNFGTPVDPANPLQTDAGPEGIEFIPATASPTGLPLILVANEVGGTISVLQMNVTKVTLDKASLALWTGDAPQQVAATVAPVGGNAATVTWSSSNTAVATVDNAGRVTPVGAGNAIITAISADGFGIAEAAVTVSKSNGGPVVVIPTPPVTTQPDKPVVDGSNVTTEAKAVTDSTGRAAAAVTGSQIEDALSKLPAAGNVEIKAVADSKATQNTITLPATAVDKIADSSALNVVVDAGIARVAFDRTALSTVSKAATTGDVSVSVARVGASDVTANLPAGAQAAVAAAIGSHPVYQFTVTADGKNVADFAGGTASIQVPYTPSAGEDINAIVIYYIADNGDLVMLPKTSYDVVTGTLSFQVKHFSNYAVAHKKAMFTDVAASFAKDHITYLSARNIIQGTSATSFSPKANVTRADFALILARIAGVELEEVAAGNTFSDVSADAYYAKAVAWAATSGITSGVSGSTFAPTASITREQMATMIARFAEYNGYALPQSAEPVTFADASSISAYAVEAAAAVQQAGIIGGTTRGNEAGVYFAPKQAATREETAKMLAVLYQGMTK from the coding sequence GTGAGAACGAGAAACAAGAGACTGTTGTCTCTACTGCTGTCAGCGGAAATCGCTGCAGGCTCATTGCTGGCTGTCATTCCTGCATCGGCGGCGGCTGCCGCACCGGGCACCCCTTACAATGCAGGCGGCGTTTACGATGTTACCGTACCGCATATCGTCATTAACCAATATTACGGGTCCGGCACTTCGACGGGCGGTGCAGCCAACTATGGGTTTATTGAACTATATAACCCAACCGATTCCGACGTGAATCTCAGCACATGGTCCATTCAGTATGCCGACCGCGGAGACACTGCAACGGGAGCAACCGGAGCCTGGCAGAAATTAGACCTCACAGGCACGATTAAAGCGCACTCCTCCTACCTCATACGCGCTGCCGAATCGACGTCGCCTTCAACCATTTTGGAAGTAGCGAAAAAAGATATCGACTTTACGAAAGTATCGGACAGCTCCTTGATACCTCTTCAGAACAAAGGCATGAAGCTCGTTCTGATGAGCAGCCAGACGCTGCTGGATCAAACGGTCGATCTCAATCCTTTTGCCACTAAGCCGGCCGGCTATGTGGACATGCTCGGTACGGGAAGCAACGATAAAACAACCGATATCGACGGCTATGAGTCGGCATACCCTGCCGGTCCTGCGGTTGGCACGGGCCCTGTAGGAACGACGGGCGGCACATCCAAAAACATGTCGCTGCGCCGGGTGCATTTTGCGGATACGGACAATAACAAGAACGATTTCGTGCAAGTGATTTATGGCGACATGACTGTTGGCGATGCCGGGGTTGCAACCTACGGTCCGCGCAGCGGCAGCGACGGCGCATGGGGCTTTACGCCGCCTCCGCCAAGCCCGCTTGTCGTGACAACGGCTTCGCTGCCGGATGCAGCGATTAGCGTAGCCTACACGGCTGCGGTCGTCGTGAGCGGCGGAACGACTCCGTATGCTTTTAGCGCGACGGGACTGCCTGCGGGATTGGCTATTGACGCGGCTACAGGAGTCATTTCCGGTACGCCTGCCGCAGACGCTCCTGCGACGAATCAAGTTGAAGTCACGATTACGGACGGCGCATCGGCTTCGATCTCCAAATCCTTTACGCTGAACGTGAACACGCCTCATCTGGACACCGTATCCATTACGAGGCTCGGCTCGTTTATCGCCGGTGCACCGAATGAGGAAGGCGGCGTAGCCGAAATCGTCAAATACAATCCGGACAATCATTCGTTCTACTCGGTCAACGGCTCAAGCGATCCTGCTACGCTGGACATCGTCAGCTTGGGCAGCAACGGCGCACCGGAACAAGACGCGAAACAAATTAACATCGAAACGACGGTTGCCGACCATATCCCGAATTTTGTATATGGCGACTTCACCAGCGTAGACATCGATACGATGAACGATTTGGTCTATGCGGCCATTCAAGAAGAGGACCATATGAAGAACGGCGTTATTCTCGTATACGACTACGATGGAAACTTCGTGAAGTCCTATGAAGCCGGCGTTCAACCGGATATGATCAAAGTAACCAAGGACGGCCGCTATGTGCTGACTGCCGACGAAGGCGAGCCAAGACTGAATGGCGACGACCCAGAGGGCAGCATTACGATCGTCGATACGGTCGCGAATACCGTGAAGCATGTGAAATTCGACGATACGAGCGTCATCGACGACCTCGTTCATCTGCGCGGCACCGTTGACGACAAGGGCATCATTACAGGGCCGGCTGCATCGAAGGAAGCGGCTGTGTACGATTTTGAGCCTGAGTACATTGCGCTTTCCGAAGACGAAACCATTGCTTATGCCTCGCTGCAAGAAAGCAATGCCATCGCGACGATTGACATTGCGCAAGGTAAAGTAACCTCCGTTAAAGGACTTGGCTATAAGGATCTGAACGATCCGGCCAACTCGCTTGACCTGCAAAATAAAGACGGCGCCATCAAGTTTGAAAATGTGCCGTTCAAAGGCATGTACATGCCGGACGGCATCGATACGTATACCGTTGGAGGCCAAACGTATGTGTTCACAGCCAATGAGGGCGATGGAACGGAATGGCCGGGCAGAACGAGCGTGTCCACCATCGGCGCGATCAAAGGGAATCTGGCTCCTGGCTCGGCTGCAGCTGAATTTCTGGCGAGCAAAACCGTAAACGGCAAAACGCCGTATGACAGCGTCGAAGTGCCAAGCGATATGGGCCCGGACGGTATCTACATGTACGGCGGCCGTTCGTTCTCCATCTGGAACGCGGACACGTTAGCGCAAGTTTACGACAGCCATAATGATTTTGAGAAAATCACTGCGGAGCGGCTGCCGGCTTACTTCAACTCGGATCATAAAGAAATCGCGTTCGACAAGCGCAGCACCAAAAAAGGACCGGAGCCGGAGTACGTGAAAGTCGGCAAAGTCGGCAACAAAGCGTTTGCCTTCGTTGGTCTGGAGCGCATCAGCGGCATCATGACGTACGATGTCACGAATCCGGAAAGTCCTATTTTCGCGAACTATACGAATACGCGCAACTTCGGTACGCCAGTCGATCCGGCGAACCCGCTTCAAACCGATGCAGGTCCGGAAGGCATTGAATTTATCCCTGCAACAGCAAGCCCAACCGGCCTGCCGCTTATCTTGGTTGCCAATGAAGTGGGCGGCACGATCAGCGTGCTTCAAATGAACGTCACGAAAGTAACGCTGGATAAAGCTTCGCTTGCCCTGTGGACGGGCGATGCGCCTCAGCAGGTAGCTGCGACAGTCGCTCCAGTGGGCGGCAACGCTGCAACCGTTACATGGTCGTCGTCGAATACTGCGGTTGCAACGGTGGATAACGCCGGTCGCGTTACGCCTGTTGGTGCTGGCAACGCTATTATTACTGCTATTAGCGCCGATGGCTTCGGTATCGCTGAAGCTGCGGTAACCGTTTCGAAATCGAACGGCGGCCCAGTCGTAGTCATTCCTACACCGCCGGTTACAACGCAGCCCGACAAGCCGGTAGTCGATGGATCTAACGTAACGACTGAAGCAAAGGCTGTGACGGATAGCACCGGCCGTGCTGCCGCAGCTGTTACCGGCTCGCAAATCGAGGACGCGCTGTCCAAGCTGCCTGCGGCTGGCAATGTTGAGATCAAGGCCGTGGCAGATTCGAAAGCAACACAGAACACAATTACGCTGCCTGCGACGGCAGTGGATAAGATTGCGGACAGTTCGGCATTGAATGTGGTCGTTGATGCGGGGATCGCTCGCGTCGCTTTTGACCGCACCGCATTGTCTACCGTATCGAAAGCTGCTACAACAGGCGATGTATCCGTGTCCGTTGCGCGCGTTGGCGCATCCGATGTGACAGCGAATCTGCCGGCGGGAGCCCAAGCGGCTGTTGCGGCAGCGATCGGTTCCCATCCTGTTTATCAGTTCACTGTTACGGCAGACGGGAAGAACGTAGCGGACTTTGCAGGCGGTACTGCCAGCATCCAGGTTCCGTACACACCGAGCGCTGGCGAGGACATCAACGCCATCGTCATCTACTACATTGCGGATAACGGCGATCTCGTCATGCTGCCGAAGACAAGCTACGATGTGGTTACCGGTACGCTGAGCTTCCAAGTGAAGCACTTCTCGAACTATGCCGTTGCGCATAAGAAAGCGATGTTTACGGATGTGGCGGCAAGCTTCGCCAAGGATCACATCACGTACTTATCGGCACGAAATATTATCCAAGGAACTTCAGCTACGAGCTTCTCGCCAAAAGCGAACGTGACTCGCGCTGACTTCGCGCTCATTCTCGCTCGCATTGCAGGTGTCGAGCTTGAAGAAGTTGCCGCCGGCAACACGTTCAGCGATGTAAGCGCCGATGCTTACTACGCCAAGGCAGTAGCTTGGGCGGCAACTAGCGGCATTACGAGCGGCGTTTCCGGCTCGACCTTCGCGCCGACAGCAAGCATCACACGCGAGCAAATGGCGACGATGATTGCGAGATTTGCCGAGTATAATGGCTACGCGCTGCCTCAATCGGCCGAGCCTGTAACGTTCGCAGATGCTTCTAGCATCTCGGCTTATGCTGTCGAAGCTGCAGCCGCTGTTCAACAAGCGGGCATCATCGGCGGTACAACGCGCGGCAACGAAGCAGGCGTATACTTCGCGCCGAAGCAAGCGGCTACGCGCGAGGAGACGGCTAAGATGTTGGCGGTGCTTTATCAGGGGATGACGAAGTAG